CGTTGTGGGTCCAGGCCAGATCGCTGCCGGTTCGCGAGTCCTTCTTCGCGTCGATCACAACGACCACGCTTTGCCCACCGATTTCCTGGGCCGCGGCCGAAACAAGCTCGGGTGTCTCGATCGCAGCCGAACTGATCGCGATCTTCTCGACCCCGAGACCGATGATACGCTTGGCCTGCGCGACCGTCTTGACGCCGCCGCCGTAACACAGCGGCATCCGGCATTCCGCTGCAAGGTTGGCAACCATCTTGAAGTCGGGCTCGGCACCGCGAGCCGTCGCGTCGATATCGAAAACCGCAAGCTCGTCCGCCTGCTTCTCGTTGAATATCTTGACGGCGTTGATCGGATCGCCGACGTATTTTGGTTCTTTGAACGCGACCGTCTTCACGAGCCCCCCGTTGTGGACCAGCAGACAGGGTATAATTCTCGGACGCAGCATGCTCAGAGCTCCGCGAAGTTTCGCAACAGACGGTTGCCGAAACCGTGGCTCTTTTCTGGATGAAACTGCACCCCATAGATGTTGGAAGACTGCACCGCGCAGACGAATTCCGTCCCGTAACTGCAAGTTGCCAGTGCATCTTCATCGCGATCGCAGCTCATGTAGTACGAATGCAGAAAATAGAATCTCGCCTTGTCGTGAAGTTCATCGAACAGCTTACCTTGCAACAGCGGCCGCACGTCGTTCCAGCCCATATGCGGCACCGGCAAGTTACTCGTGGCCTCGTTCGACTTGAACGCCCTGACTTCGCCGTCGATCCAGCCGAGGCCTGGCAGACTGCCCTCCTCGCTGGAGCGGGCAAGGATCTGCATGCCGACACACACCCCGATCACCGGCACCTTGTCCCCGAGCACCATCTCATCGAGCGCGGCGCGCATCCCCGACTCCTGGAGCAGCCGCATCGCGTGATCGAAATGCCCCACACCCGGCAGAACTAGCTTCGAGGCGCCCTTCAGGTCGGCGGCGGTTCTGGCCACCGAGACCTTGATGTTGGCCCGGTTGTAGACGCTGGCAAACGCTGCAATGTTGCCGAGCCCGTAATCGACGATGGCAATCATCGCACCATCATCTTTTGCACGCCCAACGCGCGCAGCACCTTGGTCCCGAGATTGATCAGTGGCATGCTGGACTTGTAGTTTCGGTAGCTCTTGTTCGGCCCGTTCATCAGCGCGCGCAGTTCCGCGACGGTCAGGTCGAGCTTGGTTGCGACATACTCGAACTCGTGCGCCATTGTCTCCTCGTCATAGGCGGGCCGTGCGATCCGCCGCAGCGCCTCGTCCCGCGACAGCTGCCCGGTCAGGATCAGGCTGGAAAAATGCGCGCGGCGCTTGTCGTAGCCGAATTTGACCGGGAGCCAATAGCCCTCATAGAAGCGGGTGAAGCGGGATTCGTAGTGCTTGTGGGCGTATTTTTGCCAGCCGAAACGGTCGGCCAGCTCCTGCATCGCCTCTTCCTTGATGTAGGGGAAGTTGTTGAGCGGCTTTACGATCCGCATACCCTTGACAAA
The Bradyrhizobium sp. KBS0727 genome window above contains:
- a CDS encoding AglZ/HisF2 family acetamidino modification protein yields the protein MLRPRIIPCLLVHNGGLVKTVAFKEPKYVGDPINAVKIFNEKQADELAVFDIDATARGAEPDFKMVANLAAECRMPLCYGGGVKTVAQAKRIIGLGVEKIAISSAAIETPELVSAAAQEIGGQSVVVVIDAKKDSRTGSDLAWTHNGTRNSGRSVIEMALEAESRGAGEIVVNSIDNDGRMKGYDLALARSVRQAVKLPVTLLGGAGSLAHIGELVASCGVVGAAAGSLFVFKGPYRAVLINYPEPAKRDELFQLALR
- the hisH gene encoding imidazole glycerol phosphate synthase subunit HisH, producing the protein MIAIVDYGLGNIAAFASVYNRANIKVSVARTAADLKGASKLVLPGVGHFDHAMRLLQESGMRAALDEMVLGDKVPVIGVCVGMQILARSSEEGSLPGLGWIDGEVRAFKSNEATSNLPVPHMGWNDVRPLLQGKLFDELHDKARFYFLHSYYMSCDRDEDALATCSYGTEFVCAVQSSNIYGVQFHPEKSHGFGNRLLRNFAEL